From the Lycorma delicatula isolate Av1 chromosome 4, ASM4794821v1, whole genome shotgun sequence genome, the window tatatggaagtgaaacttggacaatcggaatatctgagaagaaaggattagaagcttttgaaatgcggtgctataggataatgttaaaaatcagatggttggataaagtgacaaatgaagacctattagatgaagaaacaagcatttggaaaaatatagctaaaagaagagacagacttatgggccacatactaaggcatcctggaatagtagctttaatattggaaggaaaaaattgtgtaggcaggccacgtttggaatatgtaaaacaaattgttaggaatgcaagatgtagggggtatactgatatgaaaagactagcactagatagggaatattggagagctgcatcaaaccagtcaaatgactgaaaacaaagcGATTCAGGCACGATATTATACTTccaaacagattacaaaaagatAAGACTCGGAGCAAGCAAAGCAAGCAGAGGTATATGTAAgactgtaatttacattaaaataaaaaacatattagcatcaacattaaattactaaaattaaacattttgtgttAAAAGGAAAGATCCCGACTTACTATCTATTCCATTCGTATTTTGTTGAGTTCAAGTGGCAAAATTTTGTAAAGGACCTGGATATAGCTATTCTTTGTActtcatcaataaattaattacaaccaaatttttacccctGTTTCTTggagaacccaaagatcactcttcggactgttatttctgcttaataaatattaaagggattacgtcaaaatcaaaacatacagtggtgtaccctaacttgcaatctgcaataagaccagttccacactggaAAGAATTGCCCGTACTAAAACCTCCAGagcatgtgacattagatgaagtgAGCTcaaagtctgatggaagtaaggaagaaaaaaaacagattctggtgatacaatttttgaacaaagcagttcatccgAGCCTCATTTGCTGACTCAAGagaatcttaacgatctcatacgagatttaaaattatccaaaaaaaaacagtctgaaatgcttgcttcccagctaaaaggacggaatcttcttcaaaagaatacaaagatatgtacttatcgtaatcgttattctgaatttaaagactatttttctgaagaaaatggcttagtgttttataatgacatttcttttcttatggagacactttgtaatgaacataaacaaacagaatggcacttgttcacCGAATACTCTAGAGTTAGTTTAAAAGTtgtttctgcataatggcaaCAAATTCCCATAGTATCTGCGGCtaactctgctagtatgaaagaaacatatgaaaactttaaatttatattggaaaagcttcaatattcagagtatgaatggaatatttgtggtgatttgaaggtaattgcacttattcttggtttgCAGCTCGGTTACACGAAGTACTgctgtttttttgtgtaaatgggatagtagggacagacaAAACCATTTCCTTAGAAAAAAgtggcctaaacgcgaatcactcattcctgaacagaaagatgtgaaacatgacccattgtgtaatcttaaaaatgtGCATCTACCTACGTTACACATCAAACtaagattaatgaagaattttgtcaaggacatggacaatactcgtggtttcatgtacttaaaacagaagtttcctaaaattagtgatgtaaaaattaaaggaggaatatttgtgggtccacaaatatgaccactaatgcatgatgaaaagtttgaggaaataTTGAATCCACCAGAGAAAACAGATTGgcaaacattcaaaaatgttactcaagagttttttgggaaatcgaaaggaggaaaattaccgtgatattgtcaatgatcttttaaaaatttgggtTATACTATGTATGTAAAGGCACACTTCCTGCACttacacctagatttcttcccagaaaatcttggcaCAGTGAGCAATGAGAATGAGGTACACTTTCatcagatttcagctatggaaaagatgtatcaaggaaaatggaatcctaatatgctggccgattattgttggaccatcaagaggaatGCTGCACAatcaaaatatagcagaaaatcatcatttcttactttctagatgagtcaaatatttgaatattgtgtaattaagaatgcaaaaagtattaaaatgtttgaaattatagatgcctgtctctcagaaaccttgtGTAATGGGAAAAAACCGATATCAGatttaaattcaatagaaaaaatactattagaaatacatatttttcttcctagggacaaaaaaaaattactttttattccccaatgttattacttaaatatgaaGAGTTaggaaatctaaaatttttgacATGAGTTGAGTAAAAAGAGTAACAAAGGAGGGTAAGTgagagtaactaaaaaaaaagagattctaacataatttttcatacgaatttagattataaaagagCTCAGTCaccacagatttatttttattagataatccgttgaaagaacaacaaatttttcattgtttttcttgaaggagataaattttaaacagttgataactttaaatatggtagttccaaacaaaacaattttaatggcaAACCAAGACAAATTTACACTGAATGGACACTTTCATCATAACACTTTCAGAAACTCTTCTGACCTTCCAAGGACATCAAGAAgttgacaaatataataaattgatttagcacacataacaaaatgaatttatcaaattattgtaacaaatacACAGATCACTTCCTCATGTCCCAGTGCATGTGTAAATTGTATGGCCACAGCAAATAAAAATCACCTTGCACGCCTTAtctaacataagtaaaatattcaaaaataacaaacttaaaacaacagaaaatttgaCTTTTCTCTCCATGTAAAGAAAAGTGttactaaaacacaaaattaatggatgtttttttttctctttaaaaacacaattatgtTCCTCTACAATGAATGAcagaataaatatgattttataaaaattagcaataaaaacaCTTCAGAAAGGAACTTATTCAACAATCACACAAATAaatctttgcaaataaaaattgtcatgtatacaaagttacatatttttatggtttCTCTTGAACCCTTATGATGACAGTAGaaatttcagaaacaattttttactcatttaatggTGGTTTTGAAAAGTTGTAATGACAACTTTGAATCTTTTCTATTAACAggcagcatttttaaaattatataaataatgtaagcatACCTTTTTACACACCTATGCTTCAAtcagaaatgtttattatgtacatCAGAATatgcagttaattaaataaataatattgtgaatattactctaattaaatgcattatgtaaacaataaaagaataaaaattaaaaccaaaaagagaaaggcgattgaaataaatttgaaattttgatttaaaaaaaaagaagagataatgaaatcaaaagtaaagtaaaaacagtaaacaataattcatGCTAACAAATGCATTCCTGAACTTGTACTAATATATTCTAAGAAATCCAACGAAAAGTTAATCTAACacttacatttacagaaaatacTGCCAATTAATGGAAACGgttctcaagtttttttttaaatgcctaatttcattaatttactcttttttatctatttcattctattatttaaatgtagacaAACCTAACAATAGACTGGTTATATTATTCAGTTAACTTCACCCTTTTAGAAAACCTTGaacattaactaatttttataactgttaaaaaattcacttaatataGTAGAACCAATACCTTCTTCAAATGGTGTATAACAACTGATTCGGTATGTTCCATCAGCAAGTGAAGTAATATGGTTTTCTGTGAGAGACCGAGATGGATTGGTTATAGTACATGTCACTTTACGATCTTCTACTTTTCCAATTGCACCAGAATCCACCAGACACCTGTAACAGAAGaacttaataatgtattatacataaaaaattaactattttatttcatttgattatattattttagactaGAACCTAAATGTACCTCCTacagtaaaatagtattttttctgtaacagcaaattctgataataaaaattatcagagatCATACTACCTTCAGGTATTTTTcacctcttgaaaaaaaatttagattaaattggaATAATTATGACTTTCTCATAGTTTAACtaactgattataataattaaattttattacatttatatatcctcagtttaattatttcagcAGTTTTTTGTCAATTATAGATTCCAGTAACATGCAGTGAAACTGTACTCAACATTGTTTAAGTCTGTTTAACTATGGGAACTAGATTATTAAATGAGGCTTCagctattgaaattttattcttatttcacatCCTTCAATTTTCAGGATGCTACTCCTTGAGACAGTCCAGGATTTATACAACCATTAGTTGTAAAGGGATGTAATTTATTACCTTatctaaaatcttttaatgtaattttctgtaagttatttctGGGTTAAGAGTTACAACTGAGTTATTGATTGCTTCCCTTTTCATGTGATATTTGAAAGATCAAGGCTAAACTGTACAAGCTATTTTAACACCACCATTGCTTATTTCTATTACCTGCCTTGGTTAGTACTTCAATTCTAATTTACAAGACATCCTGGATCCTGGTATGAGCCATAAAATAGCTACTATACTATTACTATTCTTAATAAGTAAGGGATGCAGCTATCTACTTTCCCTGgtcaataaagttgtaatatcctcttcaatttgtgtgtgtgtgtgtgtgtgtgtgtgtgtgtgtgtgtgtgtgtgtgtgtgtgtgtgtgtgtgtgtgtgtgtgtgtgtgtgtgtgtgtgtgtgtgtgtgtgtgtgtgtgtgtgtgtgtgtgtgtgtgtgtgtgtgtgtgtgtgtgtgtgtgtgtgtgtgtgtgtgtgtgtgtgtgtgtgtgtgtgtgtgtgtgtgtgtgtgtgtgtgtgtgtgtgtgtgtgtgtgtgtgtgtgtgtgtgtgtatgtatatattgacAGTGCTGTATAAGtaactgaaattctaattaaatgtaattggatgaaggagttaagatgtaaatttttgaatttataactaatgttagtattgatattaaactatattatttaattttgtttcctgaattatgtgtatttttaattatgtgtacatgtttatctgtaatcttgtatttatgcaaAGACACTAATAagacaaagataataatataattgtgtaacataattaaaacaccagtattactcttatttttatgaactaataattatatgagctaggattatgaaccaatgactaataattattatgaactaatgattaaattttgtatttttaatttatattgaaatttttaatttatatttaatgtatattgattttttttatttttttatgtactattgtgtaaCACACAAAGACTATAGTTAGCTGtcctattacacaaaaaatacaaacaaataaataaattattattattattattgcaagaaCTTTGATGGGCACCACTTACTCAAATAAtggcaatacattttttaaataataaaagttaacatttatcGGTTAAAAACTATACACACCAAATATGATTTCTGTCacgatcaattaaaatatttaaatttcattgaattacactaattcactttaatttataatatgaaaacaatttcatattcaccaataaaacataaaaaaatactagtataGCAGTAGGGTAAGTgctcagaaattatttattaaaatatactatgaaTTCTTTAATGCAAACCTGAAACCAAATCGTGGAATTGAATCCTGTTATAATCATTTTGCAACACCTATAACATCTGAAGGagcaacattttcaaaataaaagtatgtgAACTAATTTAAACGAAAATGACTGAAGCCGTTAATAAACCAGTTCCTGTTCAATCTGCTGTAACGACACACCGAATCAaattctataacaatttttttttaaaaacttatcatcACTGACTGTCCTAGGCAAGAATATAGCAAAGTTCCACttcaataatcttaaaaaatgtagtaatgtaaaTTGCAGTTCTTTTTGATCGGGTAACTGTATACtatgatactatttttttttggaatgtctTAGTcgatatctaaacaaaaaaaaaatcataactgtaTTACCTGTACAGCATGTCTTCCTCCAGATTTTGGTGTGTAACTGCATGTATATGTACCATCTCTGTTGTCTCTCAATTTCATATCAACATTAGTGCTCTTAGCGTCCAAaacctgtaattttaaataaaactaatgaatacaTTAGAAgcgatacaataaatatttttgtattcaattatTAACTTATGACAATTATAGACCGGTTAcaaaatctaagtaaaattttacatgttggtgaaaatgagaattttaattatacatcagGTTTCTTTCAGTTTAAGTTACCATGAAATAGCTAAATGTGCACCATAACTAGTACCTGATATGAGGTAACTGACACAACCAGTCTCAAAGAAGTAATGAGTTTTCTGTACAAGACACAGTATAGAAATTTAGGAAGGATTTACCTTTGCTTTGTTTAACATCGAAATACTGGAATCCACTGAAATATGTGTGACATTCAATCATACAAGTGATacctttaatctgtttatctCATTACATTGGTATCTCATTACCATCGGTGTAGAAAACTACACCGATGGTGATCTTATCTTCGTATTTTTggaatacaaaacataaaataggaGCAATATTTTTTGCACAACAATAAAATAGGAcagatatgaatatatttaatacattaaaaactgtataacttaattttaacagcttcacttaaattatttaaagggaGTTATATGAAATTAATGCATCCATTATATTCTCATGGATCTAAAATGCATTGCAGTTcctatataaaatctaattttataaaaataacgccGCCATATTGGTTAATCAAGctaatgtaaaatgtattatttttttactaaataaagagtaataaagttattacttactttaaataaCTTCCTAAATTGTGTTCAACagttatttttctagaatattctataaaaaaagttcatcattATAAACCCACGTACATACACCAAAACGTTAACGACGAAAGTGAAATTGAGCCGGTAGATGGCatcataaatactttaaaagaaattattaataattttacatataagaaatttaataataataaaaaaaaattatatagcttgAAACACAAACGTTTTGCCactgtttgttcaaaaaatatttatgatagttaataaataaacagaataaaattgtttctaaatcttattaagagattgaaaaatttatatacatttttaattatgatgtgtttacaacaaattattcctcgaattaagattattttaagtcagctaaaaatgtttaatatcaaacaaaaacaagatcgataagtaataatgtattagttgtcagctaattaaaaatatcgttgaatttagcataattataacaattatttactagCACAGTAAAAGTAagaatctgtaaattttttgatttattaatcatgaggtttaataaatttttgaatttcactcATTAAATTGCCGttcaataaatcttaataaaaacaaactttgttttgtttttctaggtTAAAAACTTTAATCACTATCTTCCGTACAACTTAATCttgaattcttaatatttaaaaatgcattcacaaaatatacaaattattatagttaatttttcctaaagagtgtgtgtgtgtgtgtgtgtgtgtgtgtgtgtgtgtgtatgttatacttttaaaactgaGTAATAAAAAGTCCTATTCTATATCGTAGCAGAATTGAAACTGTAAAACGGTTAAAAGTTAAACCTTCAACACGCAGCAATTGTTCCCTCTTCCCTCTCCATGTCTAACCGATGTATCCTTTTTCTCCTCTGCGTTCATTGCACGTATATCTCATATAACACACTTTTTGCCCTTGAAAATTAACTAagcatttttttcattacctCCACAATGTGGAAACCGGTAAAGAAAATACCTcctgtttaaataatatacctcaatgctatattaatgtttttttctaagagTAAAACGTTCTGATATTTTATCCGAGGCTACTcttccatttaaaacaaaaaaagctactttaacacatttaaattaatctataaaatttaaaataaactgtaaccgATCTTATATCATGCAGTCTAATTTTACGATTCAGCGATACGGTcttcttataatgaaaaaaaggaattctaataaaattgattcaa encodes:
- the LOC142323387 gene encoding uncharacterized protein LOC142323387, which gives rise to MVHIHAVTHQNLEEDMLYRCLVDSGAIGKVEDRKVTCTITNPSRSLTENHITSLADGTYRISCYTPFEEVVFFAVLQHLYPPVPSLYLDELLVHKSADRLHSNNDLEERIRINLAIIMGCTTAWQ